The Pseudomonas protegens genome contains the following window.
AGCGGCTTCGGCGGCGAGCAGCCATTGAGCCGCCCGCTCACGCTCGGCAGGCAGGCTCCAGATCACATCCACCGCCTGCAGCCACAAACCTTGACGCGTCAGGTGATGTGCCCATTCCAGGCGCAACTGCTCGGCCTGTTCTGGCCAGCGCTCTTGCAGCAGCACCACCGCATCGGCGAACGCGTCGTCACGCCGCGCGACATGCAGGGCTTGCTGCCAATCACCGGCCAGGCACAACAAGCGCACGATCACCGACGCCGGAGAGTCCCAGGCCAGGGCCAGGCCGGCCGCCTGTTCGAAGCGCCCATGACGCTCCAGGTAGTCCAGGGCTTCCTGATGGGCGTTGAACAGTTCGGCGAGGACAAACACGGCCTCCTCGATACGCCCCTCACGGTCCAGCCGGTTGAAGGTCTGGCGATAGACCTGGCGCAGGTGCTCGCGAATCTCATCATTGAGCGCCAGGTTGCGCGTTACCGATTCCCCACGGTTCAGGTCAAGGTCCTTGCGTGGTTGCGGGGTGGCAAAAGAAAGATCGCTCGGCATGCCATCCTTCATCAGCGGTATCGCGTGGCGCAGGGCCTGGTCTAACTGGCCACGCTCGAACATGTCGAGCATGCGCTGCAGATAGGCCGCCTGGCGCCGACCATACAGGTCTTGCCAGACCACTCCCTGAGCCAGACGCTGCAGCAACTTGCGCCAGGCTGACGGCTTGAAACGCCGTGCCTGGGCCCGGGGCTTGATCGCTGGCGCCTGCTGCCAGGCCGACTCCGCCGCCCGGGCCCCGCCCTCGGCGCTATTACCCGGCGTCCCCCCCTGATCCTGGACAAGGCCTTGAGCAGTACGCTTGGACGCCGAGTGCTCGGAGCCCTTGTCGCTCACGCCGGGCTGAACCCGTAACTGGCGGCCCAGCCATGCCAGAAACAGGGTAAACAGCACGGCACTGAGCAGTATCGATGCAATCCACAGCAGCAGATCCTCGGGCCCGGCTTGCGCGTCGATCTGCCGGGGCTTGAGCAGGCTGTGGCCCAGATTGAAAAACAGCATCAGGCCCAACAACGCCAGGCCGCCATGCAGCAGCCAGCGCTGCTTGCCCGGCGCCGCCAAGGCTTCGACTGCCTGCCCCATGGAGAACTTGCGCCCCTTGCCGGTCGTCGATTGACGCGGCTGCCGCTCGGCCAAAGCCCGCATGACCACCTCACGCTCCGGATCCGGCGCGGCCACACAGTTACCCAGGATCTGACGGATGTCGCTCTGTAGCGGCTCTGGCTCAGGGAGCTGGGACGGTAAGCTCATCTGGCAGTCGAAGGTATCGAATAACGGGTAGTCGCCAAGCTCTAGCCAGCTTCCAGGCGCCAGCAAACGGGAAGATGCCAATTGCAGGGCCTGCACCTGACCACCACGGACCAACCATAGATCGGCCTGTGGCAAGGCCTGGCGCTCTTGCGAGTCCAACGCTGCCGAGCACAAGACCGGCCCCAGCCGTATCAACGGCCACCCCTCAAGTTGCTCACACACCCGCCACTGAGGCTGGGCGAACGACAGCAGGTCGCCGTCGGCAAAACGCCGGGCGCTGGCGCCGGGTTGCCATTGCTCAAGGATCATTCGCTGGCGCTGCGCTTCACTGAAGCGCTCATGGGCAAACCACAGAGCCGCCACCGGCTGCCTGCCCTGCAACAACGGACGACGGATCACCCAGGCGGTCGACTCAGGCATGGGATAGCTCCTCGCTGGGTTTCAGGTTGCAGTGGATCTGCAAGCGCATCCGCTCCTGCGCCAGGGAATAGACCAGCAGCTCGCGCGTTCCGGTGAGCACTGCAATCAATCCGCTGATGGAGCAGAAGCTGCTCTTGACGACTTCATCGCTGCAACTGAACAAAACCCGCTGCTCGCCGGAGTGATAAAGCGCAACGGTGCGTCTATCGGGTCCCAGTAGAACCAGTGAGTTGCCCTCGCGCACGGGGTCATGCCACAAGCCGAAGCCACGCCAACCCGGTGCCAGGCGCAGTTCCTGACTGCCGCTGCGCGTCAGCAGTTGCCAACGCTCGCCCGCGGCGCCCGGTGTCAGCAAAGCGCAGGCACCGAAGTCCTTTTGCCAATGCCCTCCGGCCGCCACCAGTATCTGGGTAACCCCGGCGGCCGCCCCTAGACGGTAGATCTGGCGAATTTCGCCTCCTGCACAAGCGGTGCGTGCCAGTAACTGCCCGGCCTCTTCACGCACATACACCAGGGTCTGGGAATCGACCTTGGACAGGCCCAGAACATGGTCTGCCAGCAGCAGGCAAGTGCCGGGGGGCTCATCGGGGGAGGCATGACGCAGCACTGACCAGCGGGCCAGCCGCCCCTGACTGTCGAGAACGAAATAGCGTCCATGATTTTCATCGCGCAGCCAGGCACAGGCCAGCAGCGTCGCGGTGCCCGACGGCAGCTTGAGCACCTCTGGACCGGGACACAAGACATCTGGCAGGCCGCCTACGTTCCAGAACGACAGCCGATCGTCATAGCGGAGCAACGCCCCCGCCTTGCGCCCCACGAAGCTCATGGCCAAGGGCCGGCCGCAGGATTTCCAGAGTTGTTGATGAATCGTCGGAGGCCGCTTGTGCGCCGCACTCGGCAACCTGAGGATCAGAGAACCGGGTTGGTCCAGCAGCACCATGGCAATGTGGGTTCCGGCATCGGAGATGACCGGCGCCAGCGTCAGCAGCACCCGTGGAGCAGCAATCGCAGAGCGCCCTTCTACAGCCGCAGGCGCCTGGAACTCGCCCTTGAGCAAGCGCAGGCCGACATTGACCGGGGGGATTGGCAAGCACGTCCGGGCCCGCCTGGCGCCGCTGATCTCAACCTCCAGGGAGCCACCGTCGAGGCTTTGCTGCACCTGCACCTGATAGCGACCGGCCAGGCCCATGTCGTCGATCGGCAGGCGCTGCCCGATCGCCCAGCATTCAGCCCAAGGTTTGGACTGTGCGCTCAGCCATTCGCTCCAGCGCTGCCCATGCTCCGGCGCCACGCACTGGAAGGTCCGTTGCCCCAGCAGGTGCCGCAACTGCGCCGCCGTCTCCAGTTCGTACAGCTGGTTGTCGGCATCCTGCAGGACGCCCCAGCGAAACGCCGCGCCTGCCGCACGCGCACGCTGCGCCAGAATGATCATCAGCGCCAGGTGAACCAGCCTTGGCGCGCCTAGCTGCAAGGGCCCGGCATCAAACAGCGCAATCAGCGTGCCGCTGGCCTGATGGGTCCGGTATTGGGGCGCAACGAACAGATGCTCCGCGCTGACAGCACGCCGCAGAAATTCCTCCGGCAGTTCCTCGGCCAGCAGCCATTCGCTGGCAAGCAAACGCTCATAGGAGCCTCGTTGGTGCAGATCACCCAGGCCATCGGGCTCCGGATCACCGCCCTGCAGCCGCCCGCTGAGCGGCCCCAGCAGCGGATGCAGGCGCCGCAGACAATCGCCCAGCACGGTTTGCAACTCGAGATCGAGCCAATGCAGCCAATCGCTCCAGGGTTGAAGGCTTTGCGGTAACTGCATATCAGCTCTGCGCCCAGTAGTGGGCAATACGTGCCAAATGCTCCTCGGTGACCGGCAATTGCCGATCCAGAGGAATCACTGCGGCGGGCTCTGGCCACAACAACAAGAGAGAACGCGCCTCTTTGTCGAGCAGTGCCTGCGCCAACAGGTCGATGGCGACCTCAGGTTCGTACCGGGTCGGCAGCCACAGCGCGGGAGCCTGCTCATGACTGGCGGCATACTGGACGCCTTCGACCCAGGGCAAGTCGGATTCAGCCCCCAGCACCACCAGCACCCGAGCATTGGCGGTGGCCTGCAAGCGCCCGGCCTGCGCGCCAGGCAACTGCTGCAAGCGCTGATGCAAACGCCGGGCGACCGCATCCCAGGCGACCGCCGCCCGCGGCGGCTGCGCCACGGCTCGTTCGCGCCAGGCCCAGGTCAACGCAGGTACGCCACTCATGGCAGCACAGCCAGCAGGCCCACTAGCTGTGCACGCACGATTTGCAGCGAATCCGGAAGGTTCTGTGGGTCGAAGTTGGCATCGATCTCGCGCAGCATGCTCTCTACGGACGGGCCATCGAGTTCCGGGCGCTGCAACAGTTCCCGGGCGTTTTCCAGCAAGCGGTGGAGCCGGGACAGCGGTTGCAGAGTGGCCTCCTCGACCGCGCCGAACAGATGGCTGTTGCCTGACTTCGCCAGCAGCTCACGCAATACCTCGCGCCCCCGCAGTTGGCTGTCCTGAGTGGGCAGTGCATAAATCAGTGGCCACAGATCCGCCTCTGTGGCCTGCTCCCTGCCGCACAACAGGGTGGCAGCAGCGATCAGCCGCTGGGACTTGACGATGCGTCGATCGGAAAGGGTGATTCCCGCCTCGCGCAAGCACCTGATCGCATGGGCCAACACGGGCCGCACGCCCTCCAGATCGACATCCTTCAAAGCGCGATTGAGGCCCTCGAGCTGACTCAAGTCGAGCATCTGCGCCACCGCCTGGCGCTCCACCTGCCAGCCACCGCTGAGCAGGGCTTCGAGTTGATTGTCTGGCACCGCATCGACAAACAGATGCAGCAGGAATCGATCCCCGAATGCAGCCAGGGCCGGATCTTCCGGCAAAGCGTTGGCGGCGCCGACACACACCCGCAAAGGGCATTGGATCTGAGTGTGGCCACGTCTGAAGCGACGCTCGTTGAGCACCCCGAGCAAGGTATTGAGGATGGCCGTGGAGCCTAGAAAGACCTCATCGAGAAAGACGATATCGGCTTCTGGAAGCATGCCGCTGACATCGGTTTCCACTGTTCCTTCGCGCAGTTTCTTCAGGTCGACCGTACCAAACAGCTCCGAAGGCTCGGTAAAACGCCCTAGCAGGTATTCGAAGTAGCGCCCGCCCATGGACTGGGCCACGCGACGCACCACCGCACTTTTTGCGGTACCCGGTGGCCCGATCACCAGCAAGTGTTCTTGAGCCACAGCAGCCAGGACAATCAGTTCCGCCAATTGCTCGCGACCGACCAACCCCTGGGTAGCAACGCGAACCACACTACGGATCTGTGCAGCGGCACTTTGCAATGAGGTGGTCATCTTCGTCATCCCTGAATAAAAGCTGAGGATTCTGCCTGAGTCCCTTGATCGAGCAAAGACTCGCAGCGGCAGTCGGGTCCTTAACACTCTTTGACAGTTTCCCGACAAAGCTGCCAAAGACTGCCCAAGCCCCCTTGCCTAGCATCCGCCCATCGAATGTCCGGTCGGTTGCTGTATGTCTTCCAAACTTCTTCACCTGCCTCTGCTTGGCGTGCTCCTGGGCAGCCTGGGCTGCCATGGCCAGCCCCCCGCGCCGCCGACCATCGGTCGCGGCGACTACGCCAGCATCATCGGTTACCTCAAGCAGTACATCCCCCGGGAAATGGCCGAGCATCGGGTGCCGGGGCTGTCCATCGCCCTGGTGGACGGCCAGGAGCTGATCTGGGCCCGGGGTTTCGGTTTTGCCGACCAGGCCCGCGGCCTGCAGGTGACCGAGAACACCGCGTTTCGGGCCGGGGCCCTGTCGCAGTTGCTGACCGCCACCGCCGTCATGCAACTGGTGGAACAGGGACGCCTGCAACTGGACGCGCCCCTGCAAGACAGCCTGCGGGAATTCTACGTCCGCTCGCGCTTTCACCAGGACCAGAACGCCGCCGACCAGGCGGTGACCCTGCGCCGTCTGCTCAGCCACCAGGCCGGCCTGCCCACCGACTATCTGCGCGACCGTTACACCCGCCAGCCCCTGGGCGAGCTGCCGGGCAAGGTCAGCGGGGTCTGGCTGAACCATTGCCCCGGCACCCAGACCGCCTACTCCAACCTGGGCTACGCCCTGCTGGGCGCGGCGATCGAGCGCAGCAGCGGCCTGGACTTCGAGCGCCAGTTGCAGAAAAGCCTGCTGCGCCCGCTGGGCATGAGCCAATCGAGTTTCCTCGGCACCCGCCTGGCCCAGCCCTACCGCGCCCGGGGCTATGCCGACGGGGTCGGCAGCGCCGACGAACCGCTGCGCGACCTGTCCGCCACCGGCCTGTGGAGCAGCCCGCGGGACCTGAGCCGCTTTGTGCGGATGCTGTTCGCCCAGGGCTACTACAAGGACCGCCAGGTGCTGTCCCCGGCCTCGATCAAGGAAATGGGCCGGGCGCAAAACACCGGCAACCCACTGGATTTCGATTGTCAGGTGGGCCTGGGCTGGTACCTCTCGCCCTGTGGCGAGGAATGGGTCCGTCCGGGGATCCGTACCTGGCAGCACAGCGCTGTGGGCAGTGACTTCCAGGCCCGGGTCAGTGTGCTGCCGGAGCAGCAGCTGGCGGTGATCGTGATGAGCAATTCAGGCTCCGGCGAGGCCGTGGCCAAGCCGCTGGTGCCCAAGGTGCTGCGCATGCTGCTGCAGGCCCACGGTGCCCCCGCGAGGCAAAAGCGCGACAGCGCCCAGCCCCAGGAACGGGTCGGCGGGCGGCGTCGGGTTCCGGAAGCCGCCGACCGCCAGCACCTGGCGGGTTTCTATGCCACCACCTGGGGCGTATTGCGCATTCGCGATCAGGACCAGCGCCTGTTCGGCGAACTGGCCGGCAAGCGTTTCGAACTGCTGCGCGACGAACAAGGCTGGCTGCGGGCGCAGAAG
Protein-coding sequences here:
- a CDS encoding bpX6 domain-containing protein, producing the protein MPESTAWVIRRPLLQGRQPVAALWFAHERFSEAQRQRMILEQWQPGASARRFADGDLLSFAQPQWRVCEQLEGWPLIRLGPVLCSAALDSQERQALPQADLWLVRGGQVQALQLASSRLLAPGSWLELGDYPLFDTFDCQMSLPSQLPEPEPLQSDIRQILGNCVAAPDPEREVVMRALAERQPRQSTTGKGRKFSMGQAVEALAAPGKQRWLLHGGLALLGLMLFFNLGHSLLKPRQIDAQAGPEDLLLWIASILLSAVLFTLFLAWLGRQLRVQPGVSDKGSEHSASKRTAQGLVQDQGGTPGNSAEGGARAAESAWQQAPAIKPRAQARRFKPSAWRKLLQRLAQGVVWQDLYGRRQAAYLQRMLDMFERGQLDQALRHAIPLMKDGMPSDLSFATPQPRKDLDLNRGESVTRNLALNDEIREHLRQVYRQTFNRLDREGRIEEAVFVLAELFNAHQEALDYLERHGRFEQAAGLALAWDSPASVIVRLLCLAGDWQQALHVARRDDAFADAVVLLQERWPEQAEQLRLEWAHHLTRQGLWLQAVDVIWSLPAERERAAQWLLAAEAAGGRLAAAALVKRAILLPDTLDAYADYLTQLRDEPQRSAERAGLAEALLQHKSQSKPLAWLANALVHALLADAAQGVGQMQTAQLLSLVKLSQNKLLQQDLPARLLPRHRPVALAERSEPLEWRAGDAGARPILDAVPLDDGRYLLALGEAGAAVVDAQGRVLFNFAQPAWQIVLAHGRQVALVLARRDKVWRISKLDLVQRQATDLGTLVLQQFAREFDGVAWTIGLEQEVRVVDVDHGFRTLWHVGDVPGQVLQLQADAQNEWWWVGSESGDSECWHYLLPERRLRARDRLQVVAQNVDGLKPRRSLSVDGEVFSVWVKAPETAEPVLILELANNRQGWRLPGLGDDLYQSPRAQLSEQWLVAGYFTASGEQMWHFIHRPRAQLAASLIWPESCVVGVRCLGPDWLLFDQRGRLAHVDVNTGQLRNLSLY
- a CDS encoding AAA family ATPase, translating into MTTSLQSAAAQIRSVVRVATQGLVGREQLAELIVLAAVAQEHLLVIGPPGTAKSAVVRRVAQSMGGRYFEYLLGRFTEPSELFGTVDLKKLREGTVETDVSGMLPEADIVFLDEVFLGSTAILNTLLGVLNERRFRRGHTQIQCPLRVCVGAANALPEDPALAAFGDRFLLHLFVDAVPDNQLEALLSGGWQVERQAVAQMLDLSQLEGLNRALKDVDLEGVRPVLAHAIRCLREAGITLSDRRIVKSQRLIAAATLLCGREQATEADLWPLIYALPTQDSQLRGREVLRELLAKSGNSHLFGAVEEATLQPLSRLHRLLENARELLQRPELDGPSVESMLREIDANFDPQNLPDSLQIVRAQLVGLLAVLP
- a CDS encoding serine hydrolase; amino-acid sequence: MSSKLLHLPLLGVLLGSLGCHGQPPAPPTIGRGDYASIIGYLKQYIPREMAEHRVPGLSIALVDGQELIWARGFGFADQARGLQVTENTAFRAGALSQLLTATAVMQLVEQGRLQLDAPLQDSLREFYVRSRFHQDQNAADQAVTLRRLLSHQAGLPTDYLRDRYTRQPLGELPGKVSGVWLNHCPGTQTAYSNLGYALLGAAIERSSGLDFERQLQKSLLRPLGMSQSSFLGTRLAQPYRARGYADGVGSADEPLRDLSATGLWSSPRDLSRFVRMLFAQGYYKDRQVLSPASIKEMGRAQNTGNPLDFDCQVGLGWYLSPCGEEWVRPGIRTWQHSAVGSDFQARVSVLPEQQLAVIVMSNSGSGEAVAKPLVPKVLRMLLQAHGAPARQKRDSAQPQERVGGRRRVPEAADRQHLAGFYATTWGVLRIRDQDQRLFGELAGKRFELLRDEQGWLRAQKKFLGLWQQDLGDLGRVQLDLMNVQGRRVFTARRHGQLLAMGERVDPLPLPDNWLTTVGTYQALNEDSANAAVSDISITLEDGFLMIRSLQQGHAPTDYILAPIDNAHAVIAGQGPGLGDTVRRQINGISVLGYSFKRTYTRHYLRF